The DNA sequence AATGTGCTTTGAATGCCAGGATGCAGCTAGCATGCCTGGATACTCCGTTGCGGCACCCTCTGTTTTGGGACAGTGGGAGTGGGCGGTATGGTGTGTGGGTTCAAGTTCCTCCATTTCTCGTCTTTCCgcaatccatccatccactcGCTCGCTCCATGCTCCATGCTCCATCTTCGTGTCACTCTTTCACTCACtgtttctccctctcccttaTTTTTTTgtgatctttttttttttttgccatCCCTCCAACAAAAAGGACGCGCTGTCACGCTCACTTTGGCTCGCTTTCTCTcgcttttccctctctcgtGTACTAATCTCATTAATGTCACGGCCGCTGCTCCCACGGCCCCATCTCACTCACCCGTTTGTTTCCTCTCTcgctccttcttctcattaTATTTATTACTTCTTCCGTCgtcttcccccctccacttGTCTGCCTCTTCCGGCCGCTCGCCATTCACCCCACCAGCTACACCACAGGCACATATAGACAGACATTTCATTGTCGTGGTGCATGCTGTTGCAGCACTGAGAAACCCCGAAACTGATACAACTCCGACACCGCCCAGCAAAGCAGTCTgacccaacaccaacaaccgccCACCGCCTCACACTCACCTCCTGTGTGGCCCACtggctgtgctgtgctgtgctgcgACACCTCGACATAGTAGATTCATAGAGCGCAAGCTTGCGTGTGGAATTAGAACCGAGTGCAAGGAATATAGAGAAAGGAAGAGAGAACAACCCCTGGATCACGACGAGGTCGAATCGGCTTCTCCCATCGCTGTCCAGGAAGACCACTTGAGAAACTAGGAAACTTGCAGGTTAGCCGACacttttccctccccccttttggTTCCGCTTCACCTTCGTACAATCAAGGACTTGGACCTGTACACAACCGTATCCCGCTGCTACAGTGCTCCGTCGAGGGTCCTCTCCTGTTCCGACCAACAGCGCGGCCGTGGCTACATTGCTTCATGCACGCTCCCGATCTCACGAGACCTCGTCTTCCATGGAGACTGTGTTGCCCACTGCTTTGTTTGCCTGCTCTCCACGCTCCCTGCACCTTTTCCCCATTTCTTTTCCCACTTGATTGCGTCGACGCCGTTGGATTCATGCTGACCCACTCCCAAGTTAATAGATATATAAAAGCTGCGGCCTCTGCCCCACGTTGTCATTGCTCTTTGAAAAGGGGCTTGATCTGATCGGAATTTTACGACAAATTCACCCAGCCCACAGATACATAAGGTCGTGGCTGTCAACAGTTGGAAAATGGGCGAACAACGTGCCGGAGGAGGACTCGAAAGCCACATGCCTACCCATAGGAGAAACGATTCGGCTACGGGCGAGGAGCCCATGCCAGACGCCCCCTCGGAAACCCGTGCGCCGCCAGCCGAGCCTGAAGTCCAGCCATCACTGAGGGAAGTCCCTCCTGCTCAGGATCTGCCCCGTGGGACACAGGATATCAACGCCAATGGGTCACTTGCCACACCAGTAGTCGGTCGTCCTTCGCCTGGACTGTCTAGAAACCCGTCCTCCTGCTCAACCAACTCCAACGAGAAGGTCAATGCCGAATATCTAACCGAAGGCCCCAACCGGAGACCGCCACCCACCCGTCgctcctcaccacaacccacGCGCCCGCTCGAGCCACCAGTAACCAAGAGCACGTTAAGCGAACTCGATGTCACCAAGATAATACACAATCCCAAGCTCAGGCATGATATCAACTATGATCCCGAGCTCCATTTCCGCCCCAACTTGGACGGTGAAAAAGGGAGGAGAAAACAGGAGAAGGCCAATCAGTTTTGGAATGCGCTGCTGGACCAGCTGATTCTGTTTGTGATGGACCGGGAAACCTTCATGAGCAGGTATGCTGATGGGAAATGGTGCCTCCCGGCACTCCTCACTGCGGTTCGGGACATCATCGAGACATTGGTACCACAGCGGGATCGGGAACTCCTGAACGAAGGGCTGAATGTGGATCTCCTGATGCAGCAGTTCAACCGTGGCGTTGCCGATCTCGAGGCCCTAGCATCGTGGCTATCGGCTGTTTTGAAGCTGCACTGTGCTCCGATGCGCGACGAATGGGTGGATGAGATGTACCAGGAGCTCAGCAACGGGAACCGGAACAACGATCCAGCCGAGCTTGTAAAGGGTATGAGGAGTTTGCTGAGTGTCTTGGAGGCCATGAAGTTGGATGTTGCCAACCACCAGATACGATGCCTGCGTCCGGTGTTGATCGAGGACACTGTGCACTTTGAGCAGCGCTTCTTTATGAAGAAGATCCAGTCCAGAAAGCTCAGCGTATTATCGGCCCGGGAATGGTACAAGGCTGCTCAGAGCAACGCCGAACGGATATATCAGCACTCGCCCATGCCTCATGCGCAAGCCTTTGGCAACATGTCCGTCTTTTTCGATGCTCTTTCCCGACTCGTCCTTCCTACCACCCGGTCAGAGACCACGCCGTGCACATTTGTCTTTGATGAAGACCGCCTTCTCAAGCTACGCTCCGACATGTACGACAGCATCTGCTTGGAGATTTGCATGCGCAAGTTCGAGGACTTGGACCGTCTTTCCAAGATCACTCATCTGTCCACCAGGGTACCATCATATGTCCGCGAGGAAGGGGCTCTGAGCAATCGGTCATCGGGCGAGTTCATCTTTGTGTCTTCTCGGCCTTCGAGTTTTGTCTTTAGCGACCGGGGATCTACCTTCTCGTCGCCTCGCAACTCGGGTGAGTTGTGCGCTCAACCAAGCATGGACTTTGCCGAGTCCCGGACCAAGGCTCTTGACCTGTACAACTCGCTTCTTGCGCTTCTTCACACGGCACCCcccgccaacacctccagaGAAAAATGGAGAGGTCTTGCCGACTCGGTTGCCCTCCAGATCTTGCGCTACGTCAATGCGCCACCATCCCTTCCCGGATTCGAGGACCAGATCCGGAATGCCGTGACAAATATCGAGGAGGAACTCTTCCAGGAGGTTGCAGCGCAGTTCCAGCAACGATTGCTCGCCGAGCTGGCCAAGCGGGTCAACGAGTTCAAGCACATGTCTGCTGTTTCGCTCTTCTCTGTCGCCACTGGCGGTCGCATCATGGGAGCCAACCGTCCCAGCGAATCATTGCGCGATcgcaacaatggcttgttTGGCGAGAGGGCCCCCCGCGATCCCCGCGAGGAAGCTGGCATCGACGACATGGCCGTCCGCCTGGCGCATCTTGGTGTTCTTCattggagggtttgggccCTGCTGGCGTACGAAGACTCGATTGAGGAAGAGATGATTGATGCCGCTGCTGTCCCAGTTTTTGAGGCAGCGTGAGAAGCCGCCTAAAGATTTCCCGAGTGGTTCTTGTTCGACAAACTCTACTATTACATTTTTTAATGGATTGCCCACAACAAATCCTGCTCCATCGTTTTCgacaactttttttttttttttttttttttttgcttttgggtTTTCCATTTACATCTCATCACTCTCTCCCTCGCTCTgttgttttttcttctgttgTTTCTCTTGTGGAAAAAAATCGGTATACCCCCTCTATCTTATCGAAGTTTAATTTGCATTTCTTTTCTcaaggttttttttttttctgcgCATGTCTGCTTGACATTGTCGTGGAGACCGAGAGTTAAAGATACCGGCGTTTTCTCTATATATatctattttttttttttttttttacataCACAGCATTGGAGTTTTTTGTTGTTCTTTGTTTTTGACTTTTCTGTTTTTCTTGCTTTGTTGTCTTGGATTTTGGCAGTCTGTTACAAGTTGAGGGAaatgtggttggtggttggtgacaAAAGCAAAGAGCTCTTTTTTGTTGATCCCCATCACTCTTTCGagactgttgttggtgtgtttggtagtgggttgggaggatatgttttgtgttttttggggggggaggtgggagggcaAGGGAATGGGAAGCAAAGAtaccgttgttgttgtcgttgttctACTTGTTTGTGTTGCGTTGCGTGTGTTGCacgtgtgggtgtgtgtgttacTCTGGAGTTGggaggaaggaaagaagaaaaaggggaggtgtttgggggggataGCATATCGCCGATTGCAGGTCATTTCGCATAGCAGAGAGCATAGCCCAAAGGGAtaaagagaaagaaggaaaaaTAAAGAAAGAGAAATTAGACGTTGTTTACCACTCACTGGGATTTTTGTACACTTGGGTGCCAGCGAGACACAGATCTTTGACATGACACCGAGATTAACGGGTTTGACTTTCACAGAGACCGATcacacagacacagacaCAGTTGATTACACCGCAACCACCAAGGTTagcagcaaccccaacccaaatggcgagcaagcaagcaagcacaGAGGTAAGACAGCTAGCAGCAAGCAGTCTTTTCCCAATCTGGACCGCCGAACAACTTTTCACCATCTTTGCATATGAATTCAAGACCACACCACTCCTTTTAGAAGAGACAACCCCCCGGATATGACAGTTTGGTTGCTTGGTAAACCTGGGGGGCGAAACACAGACGAATGTCACTGTCAGAAGGGGCGGTGAGGCGTCagtgaggagaagaagaatggaaGGCTTCTAGAAagcagagggggaggggggaggaagagactCTAATGATGCGTGTGGAGACTTTTTTGTTTCGAGAATGGGCTGGCGGAAACTCACTCCGCCATGTTTTGAGATGGTGGTCAAGTGGGTTGGGTTAGGTGTATGGGGGAGTGAAGATTGTGAAAcaaagggggtggtgaggtaaCAAGTCGTCGGtgctcggtggtggtggtggtggtggccgggtctgtgggttttgggtggtggtgtcaaTGCGGGTATGAAGTACAATGTGCACTTTCAGATGAGATGTGTAGATTTTCATAAAAAACAAAATTATTTGTCGTTTGATTCATGCGAAACTGCAGATACTATCGGAtggatggtgggttggggaatTAGGAGACGAGCTGTCTGCGGGAGAAGGTTTCTGGAAGGGTaccaaaaccaaccaacccctggATCTTACCAATTGGGATACCTTGAAAAAAACCGCATATTGATCGGGCATCGACCAAGATGCGGGTGATATCCTGCGTTCAATGTGAGATATTTACAATCATTCAATGATCAAAGGtttcccccccatcaacagCCTCGTTTTCAGCTTTCCCTCAGGGAGGGGTGGCCCTAACAGTTTCCCAACACCCAAAAACGCCCATTGCCTGTTCCTGCCTTTCCGCCTTCTCCCTTTGGATCATGACTCCTGATTTGGATCGATACCTACGCCCGGTTTCTattctccctcaaccaacaaACGCGGAGGTGGCTTTCACACAGTCCGCAGCccggtgtgtgtgtgtgggagaAGTAGGTTTAGATGCAGGTCCCGTCACACAACCGATCATCGGCATCGGGGCTGTCGGTATCGAAGAATTCGTGGGGGAGCCGATCATTACAGCATCATAAAATGTAATAATGGTGGTGCGCCGGACACGGGAGGAACGGGATCCTacacaccaccaaaaacGCCCCGAACATCGTGATTTGAAATAGTTCATCCTCGATCGTCGCCTTGGTCACCTCTTCTGTCTGGCGAGGCTGGCTAGGCTCGAGGATCTCATTGGCCAATCCCCGCGAGGAGGGAATATCTCTCATATCTTCAAGGCCAATGTACCTTAGACGTCTTACGCCCACAACACCCATCGGTGTTGTCATGACCACCTGAATCTCGGTGATGATCGCGAAGAAGTGAGGCGGGCCGGGCAACTAACTAACTCATCAGCATATTGCTCGTGACCACGCCCAACGcccaaaagaagagagatgAATCCGCCCTCGGCGGTCCAAGACTTCAATTTCTGGTCAAACACAAGAAAAGCAATGCACAACTCAAACAGGCTAACAAAAAAACTCGTTGTAGTATGCACATCAGCGCCCGCCTGCCTAATACAGTTACAATCCGTCCgtccatctcatccatcatcaaccctaACTATACAGAGAGAAAGAGtcccaaaacaaaagaaaaaaaacactCTAACCCAGATAttccttcaactcctcaTTCTCTTCTAGCAACGTCCCAAAACTGAAGGGCGCAAACGGCCAACCACCAAACTCGGCAAACTTGCTGAAAGACTCGACCCACGCAAGACGCAACGAGTGCAACATGGCCGACACACCCTCCATGATAATCAAAATGATACAGCTgaggcagaagaaggctgcaaAGATCACCACAAGGAAGATGGCGCCGCCAATGCCCTTGCCGTTCTTCAGTGCGGGCCCCATGGTCATGCTCCACAACACAGCCGACAGCTGTTGATGAGCAAGAGACAAGGCCCAGAGACGAAGGTAGGAAGCCGTGTGGGAAACGCAGTTGAGGCAGAATTCTGTAAAACGGGCCTGTTAGCATAGCGAACAAGGATCACATATGGCAAGGAAACATACCAATAGTGTGGATGACCTGGTGAatcatcacctcaccaaACTCAAACTCCTCGTGCTCCTCATCTTCGTGGTCGACACCCTGCGCGATCATACCAACGCCCTCGTCACTTTCTCCACTGGGACGACCGTTTGCTCCAtggccctcatcatcctcgtccagAGCACTAACTCTTGATCGTTCGCCGATCCCGCGATAACCCTTGGCCCGGGCGCGGTTGTGCTCCCAGCGCAGATAAAAGGGCTTGAGGAACAAGAGAATCGGCACCTGAAGGACGGCGAAGAACAGCAAGAACTTTTGAACAGCCGCCTGACCGCTGTACAGAGGAATGTCGATGAAACCGGGCTGGAGGAACATGTAGATGAGCATGTTGAGCAATCCAGGGGGCTGCTGTCCAATGGCGAACCAGTCCACGCTCCACTTGTAGATGATGCAAACCACCAGGTACCCAAAAATGGCCTGGAAGAAGATCATGCCAGGTACAAAGTTGCCCCAGATATCAATGGGTTTCTTGAAGTGCCTGGCGTTGATGTACGAAAAGCAGAGAGAGTACGTCATGTGAGCCCAGCCAAGAATGATactcatcttcatcttgtAACTgttgctgaagaggaggtcgtTCTCAGTGCCATGCCATCTCCAGTCAAGACCAAAGGGGTAGCGGTAGTTGGGGTCCTTCAGCTTGCCGACAAGTGTATCACCCTCAGTCCAGCCTTCAGGaacatcccactcccactgACTGCTAAACAGTGTCATGGACTTGGAGAAGACATCATTGTAGATGAGGCCGGTGTAGACCGAAAAGACAGCCATGACAAGAGCGATGTAGCGTCCGTAATAGACCATGGCGAAGAGCTCGAAGGTGACCTTCTTGAGCGGCTTCTCCCAGTAGATCATGGCCAGCGAAGCGCAgagcatgatgatggcgtGACCGAAATCACCAAACATGACAGCGAacaggaaggggaaggtAACAATAACGGGAATGGCAGGGTTGACTTCTTGGTAAGTGGCGGTACCATAGGCGTTGACGATGGTTTGGAATGCTTCGGTAAACTTGTTGGTCTTGAGATAAGTAGGaggcttcttgttggtgcgaatctcgttgatgatggttggcaCTGACAGACCCGCGCGATTTGTCACATCCTGGAGGGTCGACCTGATCAGGGGTAGATCGTGCTTGGGGCACCAGCCCTCGGCGATGAGAGTGCGGCGAGCACCATCgtaggagaagaggttgagcGTGCTGTAGACAGCCTTTTCTTTGCCGATCAGTACCACCCAAGCAGAAAGGGCACGAGAAATCTGAGTGAGCTCTGCCTCGAGAGTCTGCTGGGTGTTGCGGAGAACGTTCTGGACATCGTTAAGTCTAGCATTGACCTCATGCACCTGGTCCCGACGCAAGTCACTGTTCTCATCAACATTGTATACCTCAGCGCCCATTGACTCTGAGATCTTGCGAATCTTGGCGAGGATCTCCTTGCCGTGAGCAAAGATGACAAAAACATTCTTGGCGACGGGCTCGTTGGTGGAAGGGTCGATGAGAGGCTCGGGGATCTCGGCCTGGTTCATGTAAAGGTTACCACGGAGAGTTCTCCAGAGAATACGCTCAAAGGCGGCAACACGGTCTCTGGCAATGACACCAGCTACAAAGCCAATGTTCATGCCGGAGAAGGATCGCTCCACATCGGCAGCGCCGTTGTTGTGTTCGATATCCTGCAGGAGCGGggcgtcgtcgttgtcgatCGAGGCGCGAATCTCTTCTACGCTGCCGTGGGCACGGTCAAAGAAGCCGCCAGCCTCACGCAGGACCCAGCGCCACTCGGTGAGCTCGACCTCGCGCTTCTTCAGTGTCTCGTAACTTTCGTTCAGGGACGAAACACGCTGCTCGAGGCCCTGGCATCGTTCGGCCAGCTCATCAatctcggtggtggtcggAGGGGCGAGGGTCTCAACATCCAGGTCGAGTTTGCGGAGAGGGATGCCGGCCTTGTCCATCTGAGAATGGAAGTAGCCTGTTTAACTGTGGTCAGCGAGGTGTCGGATGTTTGAGGCGGTGCAGGCGGAAAACATACGAAGCTGACGTTCAACATTGTCGAGGCGTCTGATATCTTTGGTATAAGCTCTCTGGAAAGCACTTAGGTCGCCGTTGAGCTGGTTGGCAGTCTGGTGTTAGTTGAAAGCTCCCGAAAAGGCGGCTGgccggatggtggtggtggagcttACGTCGCGGAACTGGACGAGGCCAAGTTCGCCCAGAGCGTTGACAACTTCACGGCCTATTTCGTTGGAAATGTAGAGCTGGACCATGCTCATGTCCGCTGAGCGGAAGGGGGTGTCCTTTGTCGGCGCCATCGCGACGTGTGAGCCGATTGGCGATAGCCGGCGACAAgatggatggtgatgtgCTTGTACAGCGAGGTGCTGGGAATTGGAGTTGcaggttggaggagctgatgatggtgctgctgcaaccaacaaccagaGACGTTGGAGCTGGCCCGGCCGCCGCGTGTCGGCAAAGCTTCGGCAGGCAGCGCCGCTCCTGTAACAGCCACCGCCAAGCCTTCCTGAATGCACCCCTGGAGTGTGACGTCAACTTACACGgctccttctttttgatTTTGCAAATGTAGTGTTTAGGGGCAATGAGGAAAGAGACATAAAGATGATAGGTCCTAAGGAAGGCAGTATAGATGTCGGTATCAGAAGTGGCAGAGCAACTAGATACTGACAGCAGGTTCTCATCCCAAATCGAAATACATATTatacccaaccccaaccccgaaCCATGTCAACGCGATCAAGGAGCATGGTCCAAACTGAGCTCGATATAAATATAACCAAAATTATTCGTATTTCTAACATGACGATATCTCCTCTATCATCCTTAACGCCGCGCATTCCGCCCTAGCCTCGCAAAAATATAAAACAAAAAGAATATGCCTAAAAACGCAGTGTACTTCTCTCAAGTCTCAActcctccgtcttcttgGGTCCAACGCCTCATCCCTTCTCATGTCCCTCATCTCCTTCGTACCCAGGCTCCCCAGGCCGCCCTCGCTTCTCCTCTCCCAGCCTCCCAATCTGATAACTTGACAAGTCGCGTTGTCGCCGTCACTCGACACCTCCGTCGCATACTCAATCACATGCCTAGCACCATCTTCCGGAGTCTTGGCCTCTTTAATCACATCCACAATTTCCTGATCCGACAAGCTTCCGCTCACACCATCAGACATGAGCACCAAAAACGAGTACTCTGCCGggcccatctccaccctgGTGATATCTGGCTCAGCAGAAACACCGATCCTTTTGCTCTGCATGTCCCCAAATGATCTGCTATTGGCCAGCCCGCCGattctctcctctccaaaaGAATCGGTAATCATACTGCTGGCATATCGACTCATCCGTCTCGTCTCAACTGGCGATGATGGCCGATGATCGGTGGTCAAAGCCAGAGGTTTGCCGGTCTTGGTCTCGCACAGCAAGACACGCGTGTCTCCCACATGGGCTACAACCAGCGTTGAGTGCGCATTGGGATGCCAGAAAGGAGCCGGAGTAGGAGTCGAGATGAGAGCTACCGAAGCGGTAGAGCCTCCCTTGAAGCGCTCCCGCCCGCCGATGCTATGGCCCGATGGGGGAAGGTGCGGGACGCCCAGGATCTCGTCCTTGTTAAGAGGCAGGTCTTCTACAATCACGTCTTCTGGATCTGGCTTGCGCGCTTGCGCCGTGACGAAATCGAGGTCAGCCCTGAGAAAGGCGTAGGTCAGAACGGATTCGAGGGTTGCGGGCACATTGCTAGGAGTTGTTGATGACATAGGTTCTTCGGAAAAGGAGGTGGACGAGACGGTGGAAGCCGTGAATTGGCTCGGATGAAATCGGCGAAAGTAGCCTCCAATGGTGCGCCGGTATTCATTGAGAAGCTCTTGCTCCAACTTCACGGTCTTGCTGAGACCTGCTGGAAGCTCAGAACCGTCCCCAGCATTGTGTTCCCTCGGTTCTTCCTGGTTGCGCGAGACATCTGGTTCTGATAAGGAATACCCTGGGTCTGACAGGGAGTACCTGCGATCCTTATCACACTTCAGGCTGCTTTCCAGCTCAAATTCCGCTGCCGCCTCCTCTATATACCCATGCAACTCGTCTCGCAGAAACTCGCTAC is a window from the Podospora pseudocomata strain CBS 415.72m chromosome 6, whole genome shotgun sequence genome containing:
- the SOK1 gene encoding Protein SOSEKI 1 (EggNog:ENOG503NYUP; COG:T), with translation MGEQRAGGGLESHMPTHRRNDSATGEEPMPDAPSETRAPPAEPEVQPSLREVPPAQDLPRGTQDINANGSLATPVVGRPSPGLSRNPSSCSTNSNEKVNAEYLTEGPNRRPPPTRRSSPQPTRPLEPPVTKSTLSELDVTKIIHNPKLRHDINYDPELHFRPNLDGEKGRRKQEKANQFWNALLDQLILFVMDRETFMSRYADGKWCLPALLTAVRDIIETLVPQRDRELLNEGLNVDLLMQQFNRGVADLEALASWLSAVLKLHCAPMRDEWVDEMYQELSNGNRNNDPAELVKGMRSLLSVLEAMKLDVANHQIRCLRPVLIEDTVHFEQRFFMKKIQSRKLSVLSAREWYKAAQSNAERIYQHSPMPHAQAFGNMSVFFDALSRLVLPTTRSETTPCTFVFDEDRLLKLRSDMYDSICLEICMRKFEDLDRLSKITHLSTRVPSYVREEGALSNRSSGEFIFVSSRPSSFVFSDRGSTFSSPRNSGELCAQPSMDFAESRTKALDLYNSLLALLHTAPPANTSREKWRGLADSVALQILRYVNAPPSLPGFEDQIRNAVTNIEEELFQEVAAQFQQRLLAELAKRVNEFKHMSAVSLFSVATGGRIMGANRPSESLRDRNNGLFGERAPRDPREEAGIDDMAVRLAHLGVLHWRVWALLAYEDSIEEEMIDAAAVPVFEAA
- the VPH1 gene encoding H(+)-transporting V0 sector ATPase subunit a (COG:P; EggNog:ENOG503NWGW) — encoded protein: MAPTKDTPFRSADMSMVQLYISNEIGREVVNALGELGLVQFRDLNGDLSAFQRAYTKDIRRLDNVERQLRYFHSQMDKAGIPLRKLDLDVETLAPPTTTEIDELAERCQGLEQRVSSLNESYETLKKREVELTEWRWVLREAGGFFDRAHGSVEEIRASIDNDDAPLLQDIEHNNGAADVERSFSGMNIGFVAGVIARDRVAAFERILWRTLRGNLYMNQAEIPEPLIDPSTNEPVAKNVFVIFAHGKEILAKIRKISESMGAEVYNVDENSDLRRDQVHEVNARLNDVQNVLRNTQQTLEAELTQISRALSAWVVLIGKEKAVYSTLNLFSYDGARRTLIAEGWCPKHDLPLIRSTLQDVTNRAGLSVPTIINEIRTNKKPPTYLKTNKFTEAFQTIVNAYGTATYQEVNPAIPVIVTFPFLFAVMFGDFGHAIIMLCASLAMIYWEKPLKKVTFELFAMVYYGRYIALVMAVFSVYTGLIYNDVFSKSMTLFSSQWEWDVPEGWTEGDTLVGKLKDPNYRYPFGLDWRWHGTENDLLFSNSYKMKMSIILGWAHMTYSLCFSYINARHFKKPIDIWGNFVPGMIFFQAIFGYLVVCIIYKWSVDWFAIGQQPPGLLNMLIYMFLQPGFIDIPLYSGQAAVQKFLLFFAVLQVPILLFLKPFYLRWEHNRARAKGYRGIGERSRVSALDEDDEGHGANGRPSGESDEGVGMIAQGVDHEDEEHEEFEFGEVMIHQVIHTIEFCLNCVSHTASYLRLWALSLAHQQLSAVLWSMTMGPALKNGKGIGGAIFLVVIFAAFFCLSCIILIIMEGVSAMLHSLRLAWVESFSKFAEFGGWPFAPFSFGTLLEENEELKEYLG
- the PTC6 gene encoding Protein phosphatase 2C 6 (COG:T; EggNog:ENOG503NZN0; BUSCO:EOG09261KRX) — translated: MLPLPCRRALGQLTVRSVRTASSRLPPPTPTLLDAFMSYIATFFHHYGRAQMRNLTVSHTRALRLAGANRHLRTPTRATILAHRDATQPCGSWRAQSTVAATPVLRRGFHNYFITHLPSSSLHPDSRSSVGPGHKLPRSASTPHTPEPGSSPALNPPNMPGRDLTVVRIPLRSAKHHFGTSVSRGQRPYNEDTNQAGTITLPAFSRRVPTSLVRQPRPTGESINAYSALGDPQIFYFGVFDGHGGSECSEFLRDELHGYIEEAAAEFELESSLKCDKDRRYSLSDPGYSLSEPDVSRNQEEPREHNAGDGSELPAGLSKTVKLEQELLNEYRRTIGGYFRRFHPSQFTASTVSSTSFSEEPMSSTTPSNVPATLESVLTYAFLRADLDFVTAQARKPDPEDVIVEDLPLNKDEILGVPHLPPSGHSIGGRERFKGGSTASVALISTPTPAPFWHPNAHSTLVVAHVGDTRVLLCETKTGKPLALTTDHRPSSPVETRRMSRYASSMITDSFGEERIGGLANSRSFGDMQSKRIGVSAEPDITRVEMGPAEYSFLVLMSDGVSGSLSDQEIVDVIKEAKTPEDGARHVIEYATEVSSDGDNATCQVIRLGGWERRSEGGLGSLGTKEMRDMRRDEALDPRRRRS